GGGGGTGATCACGGCAACGGGCGCGGGATCTTTTCCCAGAACCATTTCGATTGAGATAAGTAAAATTAGCAGACCGCCCGCTGTTTGGAATGCGGCCGAGGTGATGCCCAGCGCATTAAAAAGTAATTGCCCCATGACGGCGAAAAACAGCAGCACGCCGCCCGCCAGCGTGCAGGCCAGTTTGGCCATGGCAATGCGTTCCTCGGCCGTGTTGTCCGGGGTCATCCCCAGAAACAGCGGCACTGTCGAGATCGGCGAGATAATCACGAAGAGCGATACGAAGGCGAAAAGGAAATATTCTATGGCGGCCACGTTTACATATAAACACACTGCCTCGCCCGGCATCAAGGGTAAGCCGAAAAACCGTAAGCATGCTGCATTGCAACTGACCGGAGGCATGCTACAGTAATCTCATGACAGACGCCCATGGGGATAGCCAAGCCGTTGAATTACCTGGCCTGCGCGTGGTGATCGACCGCGTGGTTTACCAGACGATCGAAGAGCCTAGCGACGGCCGTGAGCACGCATTTATTTACTTCATTACGATTGAAAATCTGTCGGATCGCGCTGTTACCCTGTTGGGGCGAAAGTGGGTGATTGATCACGCCGATGGCACCAAGCTGGTTGTGGAGGGCGATAAAATCGTCCAGCAAACGCCGCACCTTGCGCCGGGCGAAAGCTTCTCCTACAACAGCTACCATGTGAGCGATCAGAGCGCCGCCGCCGAGGGTGCCTTCCACGGGCTCGACGAAATGGGCGGGCCGATTTTTACGCGAATTCCGCGCTTTGAGATGAACATTCCTCTGGGATTAAATTGAGCACAACATCACAGAATCCGCCATCGACTCCGACGGCAAACGGGCCACAATCGGCCCACATGCAATTAACTGATTTAGGCCGGCATCGGCGCATCGGGGCGAACTCCCTGCTCGTGGAGATCGGGCCGTTTCGTGTGTTGATCGACGCCGGGCTGGACCCCAAAAGCGTTGGCCGCGAATCGACGCCCAATTTCGAGCTGCTTGGTGATGGCCCGCTGGACCTGGTTATCCTGACGCATTGCCACCTGGATCACCTCGGTTCGCTGCCGATTGTCTGCCGCGAGCACCCCGAGGCGCTCTATGTGTGCAGCCGCGCCTCTCAAATGCTGGCCCAGCGGATGCTGCGCAACTCGGTCAACGTGATGAAGCGCCAGCGCGACGAGCTGGGCAACGTAGACCTGCCGCTCTATACTTTTGCTGAAGTCGACGCTGTGGATCACGCCCTGATGGGCCTGACATTTGGCCAACCGCGCAGCATCGAGCGTGGTGGCGAGGAGCTGACCTTCACCCTGCACCGCGCCGGCCACATTGCCGGAGCGGCTGGCGTGAGCATGGTCTATAAGCATCGCCGGATCTTCTTTACGGGGGATGTGATGTTTGGCGCGCAGGCTACACTGGACGGCGCGGATTTCCCGGTTGAGCCGACGGATACGCTCGTCATGGAAACGACCCGTGGTGCCCAGGGGCGTGTTCCCGAGCGCACGCGCCAGAGCGAGGTCGAGAGGCTGGTGGCTACCATTGCCCACACGCTGGACCGCGCGGGGTGTGTGTTGATCCCGGTATTTGCTCTTGGGCGCATGCAAGAGGTGTTGCAGCTGCTGCACGATGCGCGGCAGCGCGGCGAGCTGCCCGAATGCCCGATCTTCTGCGCTGGCTTGGGCATGGACATCGTTGACTATTTTGACGCGATTTCGCGCAAGGTCGGTGGGGTGCATTTCCGCCGCTCGGTGCTCAAGGCACTCAAGGTTCAGCCGCCACCGCCCTTTAAGCCCGGCAACAGCCCGGGACAGAAGGGGATTTATGTGCTCTCCAGCGGGATGCTGGTGGAGCATACGCCGTCCTACCACGCGGCTGCCGCCATGCTGGATGACCACGCCAATACGATCTGCTTCGTTGGCTATTGCGATCCGGAAACGCCCGGTGGCGAGCTGCTAGCCACCGCCCAGGGAGACAGCTTTTTGTTTTCGGTGATCGACCACGCGGCACCGGTTCGCGCGCACATTGAGCAATTCGACTTGAGTGGGCACGCCGATCGCGACGAGTTGTTGCAGTTCGCGCATGCGCTGGACCCGCGGGCCGTGGCGCTGACGCATGGAGACCCCGAGGCGCGCGCCTGGTTTTTTGACGAGTTGATGGATTTTAACCCAAAATTACAAATTCATGACCTCATGCCCAATGAGGCAGTGCCGGTGTGAATTTAATTGGAATAAAAGTTTGAACCAAGGGTTAGTCTCTATATTTTGATCCATACTGGGTATGGGTATCAAAATTGGCAGTCGAATAATGCGTAAGTCCATGATGGCGATGGTCGTGGCGTCGTTTGCGGTCGTTTCGGCTTACGCGGTCAATCTGCCACTGGCGTTCTTCTTCGACGATCCGGAAGATGATCGTCAGGATGCCATCGAAGAAGCCGGCTCCTGGTCTCCCTCGGACATGGCGTCCATCGACCGTCCGACTTTCTCTTTAAAATACCCGAAAAATTGGGTTATTGCCACGCATCAGCCCGATTACGATCCCGACCGCCTTTTCACGATCGAGACTGATGGCTCCAGCCACATTAACATCGAAATTTTCCAGGCCTCGCCGGGTATGGACGTTGAAAAGACGATGGAAGATGTCCTGCAGGCGCTTGATGGCCCAGCGGTTAATACCTATTCCTACGGAGACTTCGACACCTGGGGCCCATACTCGGGCGTTGGTAAGCACTTGAAGGGCAAGATCATGAACATCCTGCCGGGTGGCTGTCGTGTGTTCGCTGCGGTCGTTCCCGGCACGAATAGGGGGATTCTGATCACTGAGTTTTACATGTCTGATGATTTGCCCAGTGCGATGCCCGGCTTTGAACTCATCAGCCAGACCCTCACGTTTAAGTGAGGAAAAAGGAAAAAGATTAAAGGAAAAAGGTGCCTCTTGTCGTTGGCCAATTTTTCATCCATCGCAAGCAGCGTGAGATCAATCGCGTAGAGCACAGCTCATGGCGAATTATGACCTTTTTCCTTTAATCTTTTTCCTTTTTCCTACCAATATCCAGCTTTGCCGCTGCCTCGACAAAGGCGGTGGAGCCCGCCGCGAAGCGCAGCTTCGGCTGATCGACTTTGAAATCCGTCATCGGAAACGCCGGCTCATCGAACCAATGAAAATCGCCGCCCGCACCCTTGATCAGTGCATAAGCCGCGGCAATGTCCCAGACTTTGACGCGTGTATCCAGGCAGCCATCGAGCTTACCCAGCGCGGTATAGGTCAGCGCCAGGGTGCTGCTGCCAAACGAGCGCACCCGGTAATTTTCCAGCCACTCGCGCAGGGCAGTGGTTTCCGCTGGCTTCATGGGAAAGTGCAGGGCGAGGATACTGTGTTTGTCCAGCGGGCTCGTTTTCGCACTTGCTTTGGTGGAACCATCGATGACGCCAAACTCTGGCCCGCC
This is a stretch of genomic DNA from Cerasicoccus sp. TK19100. It encodes these proteins:
- a CDS encoding ApaG domain gives rise to the protein MTDAHGDSQAVELPGLRVVIDRVVYQTIEEPSDGREHAFIYFITIENLSDRAVTLLGRKWVIDHADGTKLVVEGDKIVQQTPHLAPGESFSYNSYHVSDQSAAAEGAFHGLDEMGGPIFTRIPRFEMNIPLGLN
- a CDS encoding MBL fold metallo-hydrolase; this translates as MQLTDLGRHRRIGANSLLVEIGPFRVLIDAGLDPKSVGRESTPNFELLGDGPLDLVILTHCHLDHLGSLPIVCREHPEALYVCSRASQMLAQRMLRNSVNVMKRQRDELGNVDLPLYTFAEVDAVDHALMGLTFGQPRSIERGGEELTFTLHRAGHIAGAAGVSMVYKHRRIFFTGDVMFGAQATLDGADFPVEPTDTLVMETTRGAQGRVPERTRQSEVERLVATIAHTLDRAGCVLIPVFALGRMQEVLQLLHDARQRGELPECPIFCAGLGMDIVDYFDAISRKVGGVHFRRSVLKALKVQPPPPFKPGNSPGQKGIYVLSSGMLVEHTPSYHAAAAMLDDHANTICFVGYCDPETPGGELLATAQGDSFLFSVIDHAAPVRAHIEQFDLSGHADRDELLQFAHALDPRAVALTHGDPEARAWFFDELMDFNPKLQIHDLMPNEAVPV
- a CDS encoding inositol monophosphatase family protein; this encodes MGKLSTKLRRDPQTSVRHRINAGRVAVQQQVDFFRRQFGVVASDWKADETRVTFADFAISEKLFAELRGTFPQDDFCSEESSPEDELLALEAEFCWVLDPIDGTNNYFFGVPMCAISLALLRRGEPIYGFVYDLARGKLVEGGPEFGVIDGSTKASAKTSPLDKHSILALHFPMKPAETTALREWLENYRVRSFGSSTLALTYTALGKLDGCLDTRVKVWDIAAAYALIKGAGGDFHWFDEPAFPMTDFKVDQPKLRFAAGSTAFVEAAAKLDIGRKKEKD